Proteins encoded in a region of the Corallococcus caeni genome:
- the serB gene encoding phosphoserine phosphatase SerB: MHTRPSDSVLLTVTGRDGPDTTARLTGLLADAGAELLDVEQGVVQGLLTLALWVRLPEGARVGESLRALPELARELGVTVDVRAVPPAASPEPGPEPLRYVVTATGKALGVRDVHSLTRELAAGNARVERITRLSETPLAAVELHVTLPADADPTALKGALLALSMASPTFDVALQRESLYRRGKRMVVMDMDSTLIRIEVIDELARAYGVHAKVAAITERAMHGEMDYDESLRQRVALLAGLDARVLHDLAANLPLTEGAETLIRVLRRLGYRTAVISGGFSVAAEALQKRLGIDFAYSNALEVQDGKLTGRTVGTIVNARRKAELLETLAKQEGILLEQVIAVGDGANDLLMLEKAGLGIAFRAKPKLREAADTSISAGGLDTILTLLGLTARELREVG, translated from the coding sequence ATGCACACGCGCCCCTCCGACAGCGTCCTCCTCACCGTCACCGGCAGGGACGGCCCCGACACCACCGCCCGCCTCACCGGCCTGCTCGCGGACGCGGGCGCGGAGCTGCTCGACGTGGAGCAGGGGGTGGTGCAGGGCCTGCTCACCCTGGCCCTGTGGGTGCGCCTGCCGGAGGGTGCCCGGGTGGGGGAGTCCCTGCGGGCGCTCCCCGAGCTGGCCCGCGAGCTGGGCGTCACGGTGGACGTGCGCGCGGTGCCCCCGGCCGCGTCTCCGGAGCCAGGGCCGGAGCCGCTGCGCTACGTCGTCACCGCGACGGGCAAGGCGCTGGGCGTGCGCGACGTGCACTCGCTGACGCGGGAGCTGGCGGCGGGCAACGCGCGCGTGGAGCGCATCACCCGGCTGAGCGAGACGCCGCTCGCGGCGGTGGAGCTGCACGTCACGCTGCCCGCGGACGCGGACCCCACGGCGCTCAAGGGCGCGCTGCTGGCGCTGTCCATGGCGAGCCCCACGTTCGACGTGGCCCTCCAGCGCGAGAGCCTCTACCGGCGGGGCAAGCGGATGGTGGTGATGGACATGGACTCCACGCTCATCCGCATCGAGGTCATCGACGAGCTGGCGCGGGCGTACGGCGTCCACGCCAAGGTGGCCGCCATCACCGAGCGCGCGATGCACGGGGAGATGGACTACGACGAGTCCCTGCGCCAGCGCGTGGCGCTGCTCGCGGGGCTGGACGCGCGCGTGCTGCACGACCTGGCCGCGAACCTGCCGCTCACCGAGGGGGCGGAGACGCTCATCCGCGTGCTCCGGCGCCTGGGCTACCGCACCGCGGTCATCAGCGGCGGCTTCTCCGTGGCGGCGGAGGCGCTCCAGAAGCGGCTGGGCATCGACTTCGCGTACTCCAACGCGCTGGAGGTGCAGGACGGGAAGCTCACCGGACGCACCGTGGGCACCATCGTCAACGCGCGCCGCAAGGCGGAGCTGCTGGAGACGCTGGCGAAGCAGGAGGGCATCCTCCTGGAGCAGGTCATCGCCGTGGGCGACGGGGCCAACGACCTGCTGATGCTGGAGAAGGCGGGCCTGGGCATCGCCTTCCGCGCCAAGCCGAAGCTGCGCGAGGCCGCCGACACGTCCATCTCCGCCGGCGGGCTGGACACCATCCTCACGCTGCTGGGGCTCACCGCGCGCGAGCTGCGCGAGGTGGGCTGA
- a CDS encoding CPXCG motif-containing cysteine-rich protein: protein MQPFADAATQLCPYCGEEVEVDVDSLGASAESYVEDCPVCCRPWQVRVTRDDDGASVVLGRDDD, encoded by the coding sequence ATGCAGCCCTTCGCGGACGCCGCCACCCAGCTGTGCCCCTACTGCGGTGAGGAGGTGGAAGTCGACGTGGACTCGCTGGGCGCCTCCGCCGAGTCCTACGTGGAGGACTGCCCCGTCTGCTGCCGCCCCTGGCAGGTGCGCGTCACCCGGGACGACGACGGCGCCAGCGTCGTGCTGGGCCGCGACGACGACTGA